From the Aphelocoma coerulescens isolate FSJ_1873_10779 chromosome 10, UR_Acoe_1.0, whole genome shotgun sequence genome, one window contains:
- the GCNT3 gene encoding beta-1,3-galactosyl-O-glycosyl-glycoprotein beta-1,6-N-acetylglucosaminyltransferase 3: MRWWERAARRRWVLLLGPLALLAAALALRGTARPDPADHSRLYRALELSPGRSINCSGVVRGDQTAIQEAQLSNLEVANRNASPTPGEYLNMTRDCRAFKETRRYIEFPLSQEEEEFPIAYSMVIHNKIDMFERLLRSLYAPQNVYCVHVDSKAPTAFQEAVRAIAACFPNVFVASRLETVVYAAWSRLQADLNCMQDLLQSPIPWRYLINTCGTDFPIKTNAETVRALQVLQGQNSLESEKPSAAKQARWQYHHEVGKAIFRTAQKKLPPPHSYPMFTGNAYIVVTRDFVQHIFENPTAQKFLEWSKDTYSPDEHVWATLNRMPGVPGAMPHNDKFQLSDMNALPRLVKWQYLEGDISKGAPYPPCTGRHQRAVCVYGVGDVPWMLQQHHLLANKFDPEMDDAAVQCLEEHLRHKALYGRGL; this comes from the coding sequence ATGCGGTGGTGGGagcgggcggcgcggcggcgcTGGGTGCTGCTGCTCGGGCCGCTGGCGCTGCTCGCCGCCGCCCTGGCGCTGCGCGGCACCGCCCGCCCCGACCCCGCCGACCACTCTCGCCTCTACCGGGCACTGGAGCTCTCCCCCGGCCGCAGCATCAACTGCTCGGGGGTCGTCCGCGGGGACCAGACAGCCATCCAGGAGGCGCAGCTCAGCAACCTGGAAGTGGCGAACAGAAACGCTTCGCCGACGCCCGGCGAGTACCTGAACATGACGAGGGACTGCAGAGCCTTCAAGGAGACCCGGCGCTACATCGAGTTCCCGCTcagccaggaggaggaggagttccCCATCGCCTACTCCATGGTGATCCACAACAAAATCGACATGTTCGAACGGCTGCTGCGGTCTCTCTACGCCCCCCAGAATGTCTACTGCGTCCATGTGGACAGCAAAGCCCCGACCGCCTTCCAGGAGGCCGTGCGGGCCATCGCTGCCTGCTTCCCCAATGTCTTCGTGGCCAGCCGCCTGGAAACCGTAGTCTATGCCGCCTGGTCCCGGCTGCAAGCCGACCTCAACTGCATGCAGGacctgctgcagagccccatACCATGGCGCTACCTCATCAACACCTGCGGCACCGACTTCCCCATCAAGACCAACGCCGAGACAGTCCGGGCgctgcaggtgctgcagggCCAGAACAGCTTGGAGTCGGAGAAGCCCTCAGCCGCCAAGCAGGCGCGCTGGCAGTACCACCACGAGGTGGGGAAGGCCATCTTTCGCACTGCCCAGAAGAAACTGCCGCCACCCCACAGCTACCCCATGTTCACGGGCAACGCGTACATCGTGGTCACACGGGACTTCGTGCAGCACATCTTCGAGAACCCCACGGCACAAAAGTTCCTCGAGTGGTCCAAGGACACCTACAGCCCTGACGAGCACGTCTGGGCCACCCTGAACCGCATGCCGGGCGTCCCGGGGGCCATGCCTCACAACGACAAGTTCCAGCTCTCAGACATGAATGCCCTTCCCCGCCTGGTCAAGTGGCAGTACCTGGAAGGGGACATCAGCAAGGGCGCACCCTACCCGCCCTGCACCGGCCGTCACCAGCGCGCCGTCTGCGTCTATGGGGTGGGCGACGTGCCCTGGATGTTGCAGCAGCACCACCTCTTGGCCAACAAGTTTGACCCCGAGATGGACGATGCGGCCGTCCAGTGTCTCGAGGAGCACCTGCGCCACAAGGCCCTGTACGGCCGAGGGCTCTGA